A genomic window from Brassica oleracea var. oleracea cultivar TO1000 chromosome C8, BOL, whole genome shotgun sequence includes:
- the LOC106310099 gene encoding trimethylguanosine synthase-like isoform X1 produces the protein MARKRKRSLLEQVINSPAEKEQSTSPKLTKYWLQRYDLFSRYDEGIQMDEEGWYSVTPEKIAVKQAERCRGKVVIDCFSGVGGNTIQFAKVCSSVIAIDIDPVKVEMAINNAMVYGVDDRVDYVVGDFIHLAPSLKGDVLFLSPPWGGPMYNKVEIYTLDMLQPKDGYKLFQIAQTITPNIIMFLPRNVDLAQLEELAWLSSPPLTLVIEENCVGGRIKGITAYFSCSAV, from the exons ATGGCCAGGAAACGAAAACGATCGCTCTTGGAGCAAG TGATAAACTCACCGGCAGAGAAAGAACAAAGTACTAGTCCTAAGCTCACCAAGTACTGGCTCCAACGCTACGACCTCTTCTCTCGATATGACGAAGGTATCCAGATGGATGAAGAAGGATGGTACTCTGTTACCCCCGAGAAAATCGCAGTCAAACAAGCAGAGAGATGCCGCGGGAAAGTGGTAATCGATTGTTTCTCAGGCGTTGGTGGCAACACAATCCAATTTGCTAAAGT ATGTTCTTCAGTAATTGCTATAGACATTGATCCTGTGAAGGTCGAAATGGCTATTAACAACGCAATGGTTTATGGGGTTGATGACCGTGTTGATTATGTCGTTGGTGATTTCATTCACTTAGCTCCATCTCTCAAA GGAGATGTATTGTTTCTTTCACCACCATGGGGAGGACCAATGTATAACAAAGTTGAGATTTACACACTGGACATGCTCCAACCAAAAGACGG GTACAAATTGTTTCAGATTGCTCAAACCATTACGCCTAACATCATAATGTTTCTACCCCGAAATGTCGATTTAGCACAATTGGAAGAACTTGCTTGGCTCTCCTCGCCTCCTCTAACTCTTGTG ATAGAAGAAAACTGTGTTGGAGGAAGAATTAAAGGCATAACGGCTTATTTTAGTTGCAGTGCGGTTTAG
- the LOC106310563 gene encoding UDP-D-xylose:L-fucose alpha-1,3-D-xylosyltransferase MGP4-like: protein MAQQLFYSSPHSYSSTSKGCHIFLTSRNGLLLLVALLIIFGVFLPWAGSPLLSSTSKLSLFPNRTSSSSFPTNWPNYSLAQAAKFVAKDGTVIVCTVSYPLLPFLNNWLISVSRQKHQDKVLVIAEDYATLYKINKKWPGHAVLVPPALNSQTAHKFGSGGFFNFTSRRPQHLLQLLELGYNVMYNDVDMVWLQDPFQYLQGSHDAYFTDDRTRIKPLNHSHGLPPPDRKGVTYICSCMIFLRPKYGAKLLVKKWIQELHAGSNAYEGNDQPAFNWALNKTAHQLDLYLLPQAAFPTGGLYFKNKTWVEETKGKHVIVHNNYIIGYNNKMKRFHDFGLWLVDDHAFESPLGKLE from the exons ATGGCGCAACAGCTTTTCTATTCCTCTCCTCATTCTTATTCTTCAACCTCAAAGGGTTGTCATATCTTTCTCACGAGCCGCAACGGTCTCCTCCTCCTTGTGGCTCTCCTCATCATCTTCGGTGTATTCTTACCCTGGGCAGGATCTCCCTTATTATCATCAACCTCGAAGTTATCACTGTTTCCTAACAGAACCTCTTCTTCTTCATTTCCCACCAACTGGCCCAACTATTCTCTCGCTCAAGCAGCCAAGTTCGTCGCTAAGGACGGGACAGTGATCGTATGCACCGTTAGCTATCCCTTATTGCCTTTCCTTAACAACTGGTTAATTAGCGTATCTAGACAGAAGCATCAAGACAAAGTCCTTGTGATCGCTGAGGATTACGCTACTCTCTACAAGATTAACAAAAAGTGGCCTGGCCATGCGGTTCTCGTCCCCCCAGCTCTCAATTCTCAGACCGCACATAAGTTCGGTTCCGGG GGTTTCTTCAATTTTACATCTCGGAGGCCGCAACATCTCTTGCAACTTTTGGAGCTAGGTTATAATGTGATGTACAACGATGTTGATATGGTCTGGTTGCAAGATCCTTTTCAGTATTTACAAGGAAGCCATGACGCATACTTCACCGATGACAGGACCAGA ATTAAGCCTTTGAACCATTCCCATGGTTTACCACCTCCGGATCGAAAGGGAGTGACTTATATATGTAGCTGCATGATTTTCTTGCGTCCCAAGTATGGAGCAAAGCTTCTCGTGAAGAAATGGATTCAGGAACTTCATGCTGGTTCAAACGCATACGAAGGAAATGATCAGCCTGCTTTTAACTGGGCACTCAACAAAACCGCTCATCAG CTAGATCTATACTTGCTACCGCAAGCAGCGTTTCCAACAGGGGGATTGTATTTCAAGAACAAGACATGGGTTGAAGAGACAAAGGGGAAACATGTCATAGTCCACAACAACTACATTATCGGTTACAATAATAAGATGAAACGTTTCCATGACTTTGGTCTATGGCTAGTTGATGATCATGCTTTTGAGTCCCCACTGGGAAAACTAGAGTAA
- the LOC106310728 gene encoding putative glycerol-3-phosphate transporter 3 — protein sequence MASWTSSEFLYVEIKPPGIHFLERFKRSGKLSFKQYQGLVFGLTFIAYIAFHASRKPNSIVKGTLSKSPTGHFKTTDQGGWAPFDGPDGTALLGQIDLAFLSVYAVGMFVAGHLGDRLDLRTFLTIGMVGTGVFTALFGVAFWANIHSFYYFLAIQTLAGWFQSIGWPCVVAVLGNWFDKKRRGVIMGVWSAHTSIGNIVGSLIATGLLKFGWGWSFVGPALLITFLGLVVYLFLPVNPPAVEAERDGTEVDSTMRLGDTITESFLSSRMSTGFDRRAVGFLAAWKIPGVAIFAFCLFFTKLVSYTFLYWLPFYVSQTEIGGEHLSQETSGNLSTLFDVGGVVGGILAGYFSDQLDGRAITAGGFIYLTIPALFLYRTYGHISMTINIILMFTAGVFVNGPYALITTAVAADLGTHKSLKGNARALATVTAIIDGTGSVGAAIGPVLTGYIAAISWDAVFYMLMTAALISGLLLTKLIITEVKTLLYGSSEEDEIVSAASEPRPPIDVLI from the coding sequence ATGGCGTCTTGGACATCATCTGAGTTCCTTTATGTAGAGATAAAACCACCAGGTATTCATTTCCTAGAACGTTTTAAGCGTTCAGGCAAACTCTCTTTCAAGCAATACCAAGGGCTGGTCTTTGGCTTGACCTTCATCGCTTATATCGCCTTCCACGCATCTCGAAAGCCCAACAGCATCGTCAAAGGAACGCTCTCTAAATCACCAACCGGACACTTCAAGACCACGGACCAAGGCGGATGGGCTCCTTTCGATGGTCCAGACGGAACAGCTCTTCTGGGACAAATCGACTTGGCTTTCCTCTCCGTTTACGCGGTCGGCATGTTTGTCGCTGGTCACTTGGGTGATCGTTTGGACCTCAGGACGTTTCTAACAATCGGTATGGTCGGGACAGGAGTGTTCACCGCTCTTTTCGGTGTCGCTTTTTGGGCCAATATCCATAGCTTTTACTATTTCCTAGCCATCCAGACATTGGCTGGATGGTTTCAGTCGATTGGATGGCCTTGCGTGGTTGCAGTTTTGGGGAACTGGTTCGATAAGAAGAGGAGAGGGGTTATCATGGGTGTTTGGAGTGCTCACACATCGATAGGGAACATCGTTGGGTCATTAATCGCCACAGGACTTTTGAAGTTCGGTTGGGGATGGTCTTTTGTTGGTCCAGCCTTGCTCATCACGTTTCTTGGCCTTGTGGTTTACCTCTTCTTACCTGTGAACCCTCCTGCTGTTGAAGCTGAGAGAGATGGAACTGAAGTTGATTCCACAATGAGACTTGGTGACACCATTACTGAAAGCTTCTTGAGCTCCAGGATGAGTACTGGTTTCGATAGAAGAGCAGTAGGGTTCTTAGCCGCTTGGAAGATCCCTGGTGTTGCCATTTTCGCCTTCTGTCTCTTCTTCACGAAACTTGTGTCTTACACTTTCCTTTATTGGCTACCTTTCTATGTAAGCCAGACCGAGATAGGAGGAGAGCATTTGTCACAAGAGACGTCTGGAAACTTGTCTACACTCTTTGATGTTGGTGGCGTAGTTGGAGGAATCTTAGCTGGATACTTCTCTGATCAACTTGATGGGAGAGCAATCACAGCTGGAGGATTCATCTACTTAACTATCCCAGCTCTGTTCCTGTACAGAACCTACGGTCATATCTCAATGACAATCAACATCATCCTCATGTTCACGGCTGGTGTGTTTGTTAATGGACCATATGCTTTAATCACAACCGCGGTTGCAGCTGATCTTGGTACTCACAAATCGCTTAAAGGAAATGCGAGGGCTTTGGCTACAGTCACTGCTATTATAGATGGAACAGGATCTGTTGGTGCAGCTATTGGACCTGTTCTTACCGGTTACATCGCAGCCATTAGTTGGGATGCTGTGTTTTACATGTTGATGACCGCAGCTTTGATCTCTGGATTGCTTCTTACTAAGCTTATTATAACAGAAGTGAAAACTTTGTTGTATGGATCATCTGAAGAGGATGAAATTGTTTCTGCTGCTTCTGAACCAAGACCTCCCATTGATGTCCTCATATGA
- the LOC106310099 gene encoding trimethylguanosine synthase-like isoform X2, with the protein MARKRKRSLLEQVINSPAEKEQSTSPKLTKYWLQRYDLFSRYDEGIQMDEEGWYSVTPEKIAVKQAERCRGKVVIDCFSGVGGNTIQFAKVCSSVIAIDIDPVKVEMAINNAMVYGVDDRVDYVVGDFIHLAPSLKGDVLFLSPPWGGPMYNKVEIYTLDMLQPKDGTIGRTCLALLASSNSCDRRKLCWRKN; encoded by the exons ATGGCCAGGAAACGAAAACGATCGCTCTTGGAGCAAG TGATAAACTCACCGGCAGAGAAAGAACAAAGTACTAGTCCTAAGCTCACCAAGTACTGGCTCCAACGCTACGACCTCTTCTCTCGATATGACGAAGGTATCCAGATGGATGAAGAAGGATGGTACTCTGTTACCCCCGAGAAAATCGCAGTCAAACAAGCAGAGAGATGCCGCGGGAAAGTGGTAATCGATTGTTTCTCAGGCGTTGGTGGCAACACAATCCAATTTGCTAAAGT ATGTTCTTCAGTAATTGCTATAGACATTGATCCTGTGAAGGTCGAAATGGCTATTAACAACGCAATGGTTTATGGGGTTGATGACCGTGTTGATTATGTCGTTGGTGATTTCATTCACTTAGCTCCATCTCTCAAA GGAGATGTATTGTTTCTTTCACCACCATGGGGAGGACCAATGTATAACAAAGTTGAGATTTACACACTGGACATGCTCCAACCAAAAGACGG CACAATTGGAAGAACTTGCTTGGCTCTCCTCGCCTCCTCTAACTCTTGTG ATAGAAGAAAACTGTGTTGGAGGAAGAATTAA